The Henningerozyma blattae CBS 6284 chromosome 7, complete genome region tgaatataatttgCGCTGCCCTGAGGTGCCCTGAGGTGCCCTGCGTAGCTCTCGGACCCCACTGCGGGATATATATCACATCTATACAAACACATACGCGTTAGAGTATATATCATTATATAATGCATTATCGTCCTTCGAGCCTTCTATTTTGATCGATATGTATCGATTGCTTCCTAATAGTGTTGCTGCTTTGGATAAGCAAACTCCTGCTGCCATAATCCAATCAGCCCTGCCGAGCGCCTCAACCGATTTCCATCAGCTATAATTAGCTCACCATCGCACACGCTCTAACTTTACCTCCATCAAGCTCCACCACCACTTCTCTAAACAGGCCCCATGTTAAGCCTAATCTTCTCTATCATAACCTCTTGAATCCAGCGGCTTTAAACATACCACCAACAAGCCTAGCTTCAAACTTTACCATCCTGTTATCCCAATACTAAAACTGCAATTATTACCAGACCGTGATTACCATGAACAGAAGGATATTATATTGCTGTTTCTGTTTCCACTACCATAGCTATTATGGTGCCAGAACACactattttttctttcactCTCTCGAGCCCATCGCCTCAGACAGCGTGGCCCAAAGTGGTAACCACTTAAGTTTTCCCCTTCCGGAGCTCTTTCCCGAAATGGCATCTTAAGTGCCACTTGCTTTAATTGGCTCTGCCGTGTTTGGACGCACTACATCGTCACAGAGATATGCCGCACGAGTGCAGAGATCGAGCAGGATCTGGCCTGTCCGGGTGTTTCTCTGCATCGCCAGAATCAGGGCCTAAATCGGCAAGTGTCTGAGGGGCCTATATTGAGTTTCCCATAGCAGTAACAGCGGGCATTTGGCTCTCTAGGAGACGAAGTGGCTGTAAAAGGGTCTGTCTTTTTGAAATACAGGTTAGGATTCTTAAAATGCTCCCCTATCGGAGGCAATTACAGAGGATTCGTAGAGACTGCTCAGAACTCCTTGGAGATCTAAAAATAGCCATCTTATCTAAGATGTAACAGGTAAGCGGATTATATATTCGAAACGTTCCATCAACAACGCTTGAAATTGAAACGCTCTGCTTATGACATTCGAAACTTTCTACTTTTGATACTCGAAACTTTCCGTCTGTGACACTCGAAACTTTCCGTTTACGATGTTGGTGTTATCgtctttatttttttaattaattaatataacaCTGATTTATACAagtatcaataaattttgaaattatcttttgaattacaaaacatcaaaataaaagacCTATACAAACGAGCAGAAAAATTGAAGTATGTTCtatctatttttataaacCAATGCTACGAACGTATCTATGTAAGGCAATTTATCCAATTGTTTCATTCATAGAGATCTGGCGACTTCTAAACCGACTTGTCTTTAAAGGATTACCGTATTCATCAATGGGTTCCAAACTTTTCCCTTCATCTGGACCCTCCACCTCTCCATTCTCGTAATTGACCTCGGGAAAGGATGACATCATCTTCCCTATCAATCCTTCTTTCATCTTATGATACTCTAACGTGATCGATTCTTGCAACTTCTCAGTACTCAAGCCATAATCAACGTCGTCTTCTTGATAATTCTCCGGTATATCATTCTCGACGATATCAACAACCATAGGAGTCCCATCGTCGTCATCATCAGCTTCTTGTTGTTTTGTTTCATTATTCGAATTCAATCGGAACTCTGCAATCTCGTCTTTCAATTCCTCTACTTGATTATTATAGTCTTTAAAgtcttctaatttttcaatcaatGTACCTGGATCTTCTTCTAAATCTCCATCGTAAATACCTAAGGAGTACGCCCGTACCATGTCATCGATATTATCACCAAGTGCTTGATAATCAATAGTCGGCAACTGTTTTATGCctttattcttttcttgttctttttttataatatcattaatcTCTTCGGGAAATGATCCTTGATTGTTGTCAGTATCATGTTTTGAAGGCTTAATagtttcttcaatttcgTTATCTGATTCGTCTAATTGTTTCAAGAGTTGTTCTGTGGAATTTTGAGGTGTATAGTTACTTGGCCTAATAAGAGAATTCATCTTCTTATTAAATTTCGATAGCTTCGGCGGGTTGGTTTTACTTATGGAGGGGGTTACAGTATCTTCTGTAACAATATCTTCAACAGCTTTTTCAACAATAGTATCCTTGATAGTTCCCACTATAATCGTATCTTCAACCGCCCTTTCAACAATAGTATCTTCAACAGCTCTTTCCATAAAGCCATATTTAACTACCCTTTCTACAATAGTGTCCTCAATGGCTCTCTCTACTTTAGTATTCCTGGTAGGATTTTCAAcaatattatctttaaCAGCCCTCTCTGTAATAGTATCTTTGATAGGTCTTTCAACAATAGTATCCTCAACAGCCCTCTCTATAACAGCATCCTCAACAGCCCTCTCTATAACAGCATCCTCAACAGCCCTCTCTATAACAGCATCCTCAACAACTCTCTCAGTAATGGTATCTTCAATAGGCTGCTTTTTAGAAGAATCCGCAGAGGTTCTTTTACTTGTATCTGTTACTTTATATTCTACAATATCGTTGGATGTAATATCatttctttcaataatGTAATTAactattgaatttttgGAAGCATTACTACTAATTTTATCCCTTGAATTTGTTGAAACAGATGGGTCTGTAATAATTCTATCCTTTTTAAATCTAGACACTctctttttcttattttgcatttcttcttcttcgtGTTCAAGTTCTGCTTCGACAacttttgaatatttatcatGGATTTCTTCAGATCTTTTAACACCTAATAACTCAGCAAATAAATCACTATCGAAGTCATCTTTGGTTAATATTCCCTCATGCGGATCAATTTCATAGGTCATGGATCCACTATTGGAAAATCTTGGGAAATTATGTGTATTTCTCTTTGTTTCTGATTtcatattttcaatttcatgAATATCTAATTCTTCAGCAAATGCTACacttttcttcttttcaGTTGTAGTGATATTTTCAGATGAAGCGTTTACTGAGAGTGAACTTGATTTTAAGATGGATTTGCCAGCTTCCTTCTTAGGTATTGGAGTTACAGGAgtcttaatattttcttcatattTTACCGACTCTTCTTGATCAACAATTTCCCCATCGTTAGAAGTCCTTGCCATTcttaattgattaatttgaTCCATAAACGAGTTTCTAGCAAACCCAGGAACTGTAGTAAATCTTGCCGGCTtatcataatcataatcatcACCAAAACTaacttcatcatcatcagcatcatcattatcatttcCGTAGTCatcatattttgaataatcaaGACCCCTATATGAATCCATATCATATGCAACATCAGCAAGATCAATTTCACCATCTTCTAAATTATCTTGCTCATCCAATTTTTCAACCAAATCTGCAAACGTGTACATTTCGTTTTTAGATATGCCATTGaaactattaatattatcactATTGCTATCATTTTCGTCAATATCGTTATTGAGGTCATTTTCCGAAACTGTCAAATCtgatgattttgatttatctTGTAAGGTAATATCTACGACTTCTTCTATTTTTGgtattttcttgaatttctttctgttttttttgtaatctCGATTCAATTTCCCTCTTAAGTTTTTCTCAAAATAACTTTGCTTAGCTTGCTGAGGTAAACTTTTATCATTACTAGATATTGTAGCATCAGTAGATCCATCTAATATTCTTTGTTCTAATTCTGCTACCTTTTTCTTAGAGGAGGCATGAGGTGTCACTGaactactaataatattgcCATCATCATCCAATTCTTCCCTAATTTCCATCGGCtgaaataattcatcacCTTCTTCATTTGCCATTTCATAATCGTTATCGAGCTTCTTTTCTTCTGCCTTTTCTTGCTGAGAAAACATCTGCATATCACCTAATGCCTTATTACCTTCTTCTATTTTAGATGTAAATTGGTCAATAGcttgatttattaaataaagtttGTTTTTAAGAAAATCCAGAATTTCATCTCTTTGTTTCTCTacataataatcataaccaatatttaaataaaaggTATCTTCGGAGACAATAACTTCTCCAAATACCATCCCCTTTCTTTCCTTTCTATCATCGATATCACCAGTGGCCTCTCTATCTATAAAATGCTGGCCAACACTATCCAAAATAGCATTATATTGAACTTTTTGTTCCTCTAAGAAAGATTTCTTATCATTAAGATTTGATAAAGTCTTGGTAATTTGTTGTTCAAGGACATCCATATTATCTATAAAATCCTTCACTAGTAGTTTAACAAACAATACGGActtataaatttcaaaacagaaatcaatatcatatcattttaatactattttaatatttttctttattagtCCTTTACTAATCTAAGCTCATCGCTCGAATTACAGCGTtgctttttctttttcttacAGAAAATAGTCCACGTGCTAAATTACTATTTTGGGAAACTCATCATACAGTCGGAATTTAGACGGCTTTTGGTAATACGAAGAATGTCAAATGGAATTCAATTTAGTTTTCCGGGTGACTACACTCTTGCATTGTgcatttattaatttcattttataaGATCAGGCTAGACCTGTTGAAGAAGGAATAAGGAACTTGTAAACTAAACCATACACGCATACAAAAAACAAgaagacaaaaaaaatgtataaCCCAGTTAGCTTAGAGAATGATATTATGCATCAACTCATGCTACTACACAACTAATAGTGCTGACGTTTCTGACAAGAGAATTTAAGCATTCACTTATACCACAGGATCTATGGGGTGACATTCCATCTTTCCGAAACACCATCGCACAATAAACTTTTACAACCCATTACCTTTCGAAAATAACAActtataatgatattatacGCTAGTTTGTGACCACCAAACTCACCAATCGTGAATCATCTGAAATATGACCACAACACACGTGACTTCCACGTGCTTTTGTCCGGCAGGGGCCATCCGCGGATCCGGACACCATTGCCCGGACAGTGTTTTCCGGACATCGAGaaacgaaaaaaaacaaagtGTCCGGCCGGATAGCGAGTTTTCAGCTGCTTCGTTATCCTACACGTTGAAAAACAGCCACGGATTTGCCGTTAAAAACAAGGTGCAAAAATAGCAAAAAAACTATACATATTCCTGTGCACTATTGGCCAGGTTCCATAGCCGCTGATATTATCACGGGCACCCTCGACATTAGGTATTCTAATCTGTGTGCTGCTGTCTTTTTggtctttttctttttctacGTTTTCtgtgtcttttttttgccACCCCGTGGATTCGTTCGACAGAAAAAAAGTGTCCGGAAATACCCTATTCAACGCGTCGTCTCCCGGACACCTGCACGTGATACAACAGAATATCCATAATTAAGGCTTCAATTGCTTTTATTTGGtcctttatttttttcttttgctCTTAATTCTTTCATCGTTTTGATCttaatagatatttttattttattttattttattttttatttttttgttttgttttctgATACATTTTAAGCTGATATGTCTACTTCTGCTGCCGCTAATGCTACTGCACAAGGACCTGCCGGCCACACGAAGAACTTAAATACTGCAGCGGCTAATACGAGGTTTAGACACCGAAAAATATCAGTTAAACAACAATTGCATATTTATAAGCCATCTGAccttaaaaatttagacGCCGAGGAACTTCAACAGAGAGATGTCATTGATGTCGAAACAGGTGTTGAAAAGAATGAAGAGAAAGAGGTTCATTTACACAAAATTTTACAGAAAAAACAAGTAACTACTGCTAAAAAAGATTATATCCCAACCCCTGATGCATCTCATATATGGAAAGGGTTTGAGCAATTTTACCAGGGGAAATACAATTTTCCAAAGACTTATATCAAATTTTCTGCTACAGTAGAAGATTGTTTTGGGGCCAATTATTTCATGGATGAAATAGACGAGAAATTcttaaatgaaaaagttaatttgaatatcaatgatgatgataaagataaatttctaacagaagatgaatttgaaCTATTATGCtccaattttgaaaatatcattCATGAACGACAACCCTTTTTATCAATGGATCCTGAAACTATTTTAGcatttaatgaaataaaaccATCTCTTCTAAAAGCTGattataatgatatatctttgaaaaaagaattagcTAAAGATATAGGCATTAATGATAGCGATAAGAATACAGACCCAACTGTAATACGAACTCAATTCGAAccaattaatgaaaaaaccGTACGACCTTTGCCAGTATTAGTAGAGAAATTTGGTTCTAAAGTTTACGAGCATTGGAAAAATCGTAAAATTCAAGcaaatggtaataatattttcccagaattaaaatttgaaagacCTGACGAAAAGGATGATGTTAACCCTTATGTTTGTTTCCGTAGACGTGATGTTAGGCATCCAAGAAAGACAAGACGTATAGATATCTTAAATAGTCATAAATTAAGAATGATCCATAAAGCATTATTAAATGCGAAAGATTTGGCATTGCTAGTGGCAAAACGTGAAAATACTAATTTAAATCTATTGCaaaatgagaaaaaaatatttactgAAAGACTcgaattgaagaaattaaaaagatcTCTTAATATAAAAggtgaagatgatgatttgATTAACCATAAACGTAAAAAAGTACACATCATCACAACACAAAGGAGAGAACAAATGGCAAGACAACAGAGAGAGgatgaagaaaagaaaattttggAAGCTAAATTAGCTGCTGATAACGCAGCAGCGGTCGAGGATGTTGACGAAAAAACtacaaaaaagaataaaacaAAGAGTTCTAAAAAGGAATCGTCAACCAAGGCAGCTGCCGAAAAAGTACCTAAAATACCTGCCGAAAAGATTCCAAAACCAATCCCTCCTCAACCACAAACTGTCACCTCACACGTTTATGTTAAATTACCAAGTTCTAAAATCCCAGATATTGTTTTGGATGATGTTGAAAActtattattcaataaagaaagaaatgCAAGAAAATTTGTTCATGATAGAATGGAAAAGAGAAGACTAGAAGATAAACATGCATATTTCAATCTTACTGATGATCCATATAACCCAGTGTTTGAGATTCACATACCAAAGGGAGTACAATCATCTAACGTTCCATTCTCTTCAATTACATCATCAAAATTCGAAATCCCGAAATCTTATTACTCACCAGATTTACACGATTGCTTAAATGGTAGttcaaaagatatttatgcttttaaaagaaatggtgaaaaaatttcaagtAAAGAAAGttataaaattaagaaaCCAGAGATTTATGACCCATTCGCAACTAAAAACAATCAAATTCTAACTAAGGAACATCCTGTCATGTTTAGATCACGTATTGGCCGTTGTGGgatcaaatatattgacCGTAAAATAAATACCAGTGTTGCCAATTCTAGAGAATCTGAAGCAATATTCActgaattttttgattttgatgcTATTGAGAAACAAGAGAGTAATTCCAATGATGTTATAGATGTCTATGAGTCTAAAATGGATGAATTAGTGAGATCCCATGATCAATGGAAGTATGATTCTACTTTTAATGAGTATGGTGCCAAGTTTTCTTCTGAACCTGCTACACTAAACCAGATTTCCAACGAGACTCAAGTTATTAGATTTGGTACAATGTTAGGTAGTAAAGCATATGAACAATTACGTGATATAACATTGAAATATCGTCAAGAAtacattaataaattaagaCAACAAAAATTGAATGCTAAAAAGCTAAAAGCAAACACGCCATCCGTTACTATAAGCTCGAATGGCAATTCAAATAGTATTATTGCCCCAAATACACAGAAAAACCAGCAGGGATCCAAT contains the following coding sequences:
- the BUD27 gene encoding prefoldin-like protein (similar to Saccharomyces cerevisiae BUD27 (YFL023W); ancestral locus Anc_8.48) — encoded protein: MDVLEQQITKTLSNLNDKKSFLEEQKVQYNAILDSVGQHFIDREATGDIDDRKERKGMVFGEVIVSEDTFYLNIGYDYYVEKQRDEILDFLKNKLYLINQAIDQFTSKIEEGNKALGDMQMFSQQEKAEEKKLDNDYEMANEEGDELFQPMEIREELDDDGNIISSSVTPHASSKKKVAELEQRILDGSTDATISSNDKSLPQQAKQSYFEKNLRGKLNRDYKKNRKKFKKIPKIEEVVDITLQDKSKSSDLTVSENDLNNDIDENDSNSDNINSFNGISKNEMYTFADLVEKLDEQDNLEDGEIDLADVAYDMDSYRGLDYSKYDDYGNDNDDADDDEVSFGDDYDYDKPARFTTVPGFARNSFMDQINQLRMARTSNDGEIVDQEESVKYEENIKTPVTPIPKKEAGKSILKSSSLSVNASSENITTTEKKKSVAFAEELDIHEIENMKSETKRNTHNFPRFSNSGSMTYEIDPHEGILTKDDFDSDLFAELLGVKRSEEIHDKYSKVVEAELEHEEEEMQNKKKRVSRFKKDRIITDPSVSTNSRDKISSNASKNSIVNYIIERNDITSNDIVEYKVTDTSKRTSADSSKKQPIEDTITERVVEDAVIERAVEDAVIERAVEDAVIERAVEDTIVERPIKDTITERAVKDNIVENPTRNTKVERAIEDTIVERVVKYGFMERAVEDTIVERAVEDTIIVGTIKDTIVEKAVEDIVTEDTVTPSISKTNPPKLSKFNKKMNSLIRPSNYTPQNSTEQLLKQLDESDNEIEETIKPSKHDTDNNQGSFPEEINDIIKKEQEKNKGIKQLPTIDYQALGDNIDDMVRAYSLGIYDGDLEEDPGTLIEKLEDFKDYNNQVEELKDEIAEFRLNSNNETKQQEADDDDDGTPMVVDIVENDIPENYQEDDVDYGLSTEKLQESITLEYHKMKEGLIGKMMSSFPEVNYENGEVEGPDEGKSLEPIDEYGNPLKTSRFRSRQISMNETIG
- the EPL1 gene encoding Epl1p (similar to Saccharomyces cerevisiae EPL1 (YFL024C); ancestral locus Anc_8.47), which produces MSTSAAANATAQGPAGHTKNLNTAAANTRFRHRKISVKQQLHIYKPSDLKNLDAEELQQRDVIDVETGVEKNEEKEVHLHKILQKKQVTTAKKDYIPTPDASHIWKGFEQFYQGKYNFPKTYIKFSATVEDCFGANYFMDEIDEKFLNEKVNLNINDDDKDKFLTEDEFELLCSNFENIIHERQPFLSMDPETILAFNEIKPSLLKADYNDISLKKELAKDIGINDSDKNTDPTVIRTQFEPINEKTVRPLPVLVEKFGSKVYEHWKNRKIQANGNNIFPELKFERPDEKDDVNPYVCFRRRDVRHPRKTRRIDILNSHKLRMIHKALLNAKDLALLVAKRENTNLNLLQNEKKIFTERLELKKLKRSLNIKGEDDDLINHKRKKVHIITTQRREQMARQQREDEEKKILEAKLAADNAAAVEDVDEKTTKKNKTKSSKKESSTKAAAEKVPKIPAEKIPKPIPPQPQTVTSHVYVKLPSSKIPDIVLDDVENLLFNKERNARKFVHDRMEKRRLEDKHAYFNLTDDPYNPVFEIHIPKGVQSSNVPFSSITSSKFEIPKSYYSPDLHDCLNGSSKDIYAFKRNGEKISSKESYKIKKPEIYDPFATKNNQILTKEHPVMFRSRIGRCGIKYIDRKINTSVANSRESEAIFTEFFDFDAIEKQESNSNDVIDVYESKMDELVRSHDQWKYDSTFNEYGAKFSSEPATLNQISNETQVIRFGTMLGSKAYEQLRDITLKYRQEYINKLRQQKLNAKKLKANTPSVTISSNGNSNSIIAPNTQKNQQGSNKGAKNVSNSTDNNSSQNNDENKSKEKTNNKTTSDKTNKKSNTPSNPSTILPSTNDIASDNKSSSPSKSIGDESVLKSTVNNPLSSSPSKRKKSAGTGSKPSSKKASTSSPTKSQSNSTKSSPKKIQTNQTRAGSPTKSNKPKTIKEEKESETKRDQIPISPKKT